One Mesoplodon densirostris isolate mMesDen1 chromosome X, mMesDen1 primary haplotype, whole genome shotgun sequence genomic region harbors:
- the LOC132482609 gene encoding small integral membrane protein 20-like: MTPNLRTALIFGGFISLIGAAFYPIYFPPLMRLEEAKKEQAINRAGIVQEDVQPPGLKVWLDPLGRK, translated from the exons ATGACCCCGAACCTGCGCACCGCGCTCATTTTCGGCGGCTTCATCTCCCTGATCGGCGCCGCCTTCTACCCCATCTACTTCCCGCCCCTAATGCGGCTGGAGGA agctaagaAGGAACAAGCCATAAATCGAGCTGGTATTGTCCAAGAAGACGTGCAGCCACCAGGGTTAAAAGTGTGGTTGGATCCACTGGGCAGGAAATAA